In Pseudocalidococcus azoricus BACA0444, the genomic stretch CCCCAACAACGAACACCGTCATGGACACCATTTTCTCCACCACTCAGTATTTATTCACTATACCTAGCATCAGCCTTGAGCCTTAACTACGGTAGAGGAAGGGCAGGCCAATCCTCCCAGCCAAGGTTAGGGGCCGTCAACTCGAGTGGGGTGATCCGCTTTTGAAACAGACTCGCCGCCAAAGCCTTGTGGAATTCATTAAGACTGTCAGGTGGACAGCGGCCGATGGACTTTTACTTTACGGCGATGCCAAAACATGATGAATCCGGTTAGCAACAGAATGACGGGCAGTAGTCCAATCAATACATAGAAAATTCGAGTTGTCATGCCGCCAAACGTGCCATAGTGAACGGGGCCAAACTGATTAATAATCGCTTCGGCAGTGGATGGATTTAAGCCATTTTTGACATTGAGAATTTCCCCAGTATATTGATTAAGTTGAATTCTGGAACGACCATTACTAGAGCTTTCTCCTGGTTGCTTAAGGTCAACTCTCAGCGGTTCATCACTATACAGCCCTAGGTATGTAATTCTGGCGTTTGGAAATACAGCGTTGGCTTTTTGGACAAGAATATCAAGGGGCAAGGGTTGTTGATTGGGTTGGGTTGAAAGAGCCGCTGGCTCTGGTTTTGGGCTGAAGGTGAGGGCATAAATGGCATCGTTGACTTTGGCCTGGGGAATATTCCAAGCAAACCCCGTAAAGCCAATCAGAATTAGGAAAATAGCGGCAACAATACCAGCCACTTTATGAACATCAAAATTCCGGCGGCGAATATGGGAGTGCCACTTGATCCGAAACCCAGCGATGAGTTTGCGCCAGCCCGGCCAAAGGACAACTCCGGTAATGGCAATCAAGACGGTGAGTAATGCCACAATGCCCATAATGATAGTGCCAATATCTCCGGCTGAGAGCTTGTAGTGGAGATCATAAATGCGGCCAACCCAACTAGTTTCCCACTCTCTAATCCCCAAAATTTCCCCCGTATATTGATTAACCCAGGCCTGCCAGTAATATTCTTTTGCATCTCCGAGCCAGGCCATATAGGGTTGAGTGGGGCTATCACTAGGGACAATGCCATCCAGATAAAAGTTTTTACTGGTAGCGAAGGCTTCTAGGGACTGCTGAATTGTCGTGAAGGAGATCGGGGTATCCCTAGGGATCAAAGAGCCAAATCGCTGAGTTAGAATTGCGGCATCTATCTCATGCCAGAAAACAAGAATACTTCCAGTTACTCCAGCAATACAAAGCAAAATCCCGACCACTAAACCCAAGGAGCGATGGGCATAGAAAAAGAAATGACGGATAGTTTTACGATTCATTGTTATTCCTTGACTAAGAATTAGATTATGGACTCACTACAATTTGAATGGGATGACTCAAAAGCCAAAGTAAACCTCAAAAAGCATGGAGTTGATTTTGATGAGGTGGCCACTATTTTTTGCGATCCTTATTACTTAGAGGATTATGATGAAGCACACTCTGATCAAGAAGATCGGTTTAAGATTATTGGTATGTCAAGGGATGGGCGTGTACTAATTGCTATCTATATTGAACGAGAGGGGCGAATACGCATTATTAGTTCGAGAGCGGCAACTAAACAGGAGCAGGAAATTTATGAATCCCAAATTTGAGCCGGAAGAAGTTAATGATATGTTGAACGAATATGATTTCAGTAAGGCCAGGCCTGGACGATATCGAGGCTTTCGAGGCCTATTGATTCGGGTTTTGGATGATGGACGGGAGCAAACGATTGACTTAGAACAGAACAATAAAAGCATTAGCTTGTCTCCTAAACAAATTAAACTAATCATTGAGGCTTTAGAGTACCGGATTAATGCAAACCCAGAGCAACTGCAAAAACACGAAGTTGAGGTGACTAAAGATTCAGGGATAAATTCAGAGTTAATAGCTCTAACGTCACTGCTAGAAAAACTAAACTAGCTTTGTCAATAGAGGGATATTGAATTGTTTTACGATTCATGGGTGTTCCTCAAATCAAGATATTAAAAACGAATGGTGGCAGTTCCCAGAACTGTTAGGGGCGGTTGCGGATAAATGAGAAAACCTTGGGTGTTGTAATATTCCACATTGTTCAGGTTTTTAATGTTGAGGCTAAGTTGCCAATTATCACGCCGATAAAATGTTGATAAGTCAACTCGGAAATAACTCGGCAACGTAATATCACAGGTAAAACAACTAGCCCGATCACCCACGTAGTAAAGCCCCAAACCAAAGCCCAATCCTTTCACTGGGCCATCTTGAATCTCGTAGGTACTAAAGAAACCAAATTGGTTATAAGGCACTCCCGCCAAACGAGAGCCAATTGGAATCGTCGTATCTTGACTGACATAGGCATCGGTGTAGGCATAGGAAAGAATCAAATTCCAACCGGGCAGGGGGCGGCCGGTAATGTCAAATTCAAACCCTTGACTCTTCTGTTCACCCGTGGCAATACTAAAGTCTGGGTTGTTGGGATCTGTAGTCAAGACATTTTGCTTAGTAATGTCATAAAAGGCCAAAGTTGCCGCTAGTTGGTTTGGAATAATTTCCCCTTTAACCCCCACTTCAAACTGCTGCCCATACTCGGGATCAAAGGGTTCGCCGGATTGACTAACACTGAAAATTGCCGGATTGTAGGATGTCGAATAACTAAAATATAACGATACGGGTTGAACGGGCTGATAAACAATCCCCAGCCGTGGTGTAAAGGCAGAAATATTTGAGTCATTGTAGGTAAAATCATTGTCCAGGTCTCTGTAAAATGTATTAGAAAGATCAAACCGTCCCCCCACAAGGAGCTTAAGATTATCCAAAAGAGTCATCTGATCTTGAAAATAGAGACCAATATTATTAACGCCATACAGCTCATTCAGTTTAAAGAGTAGTTCTCCCCGTTCTCGGTTATAAACTGGATTGAAAAGATTGATCGATGTTGCCTGAACGTTAGTCAGATCGTATTGATAGCTTTGACGAAAAACATCGAGTCCAAATAGTAGCTGATGAGAGATCGGGCCAGTAGTTAAATTACCAATGGCCTGGGGCTTAATATAAGTATCCAAAAGTCGATATGAAAATTGACCCATCTCATTCATGGCATATAGCAGTCCGTCTTGTTTTGTGAGAATGACTGATCATCAGAAGCCTTGGTAAAGAATCCCCCTTCCTTGAGGTTAGGATGAAACAAAAACTTTGCAGGGATAGATAATTCTGGACTACTCTCACGAATGATTACTGTTTATTGGGGTGACAATGTCAATGCAACTGAAACATTAAAAATCAATTCTAAATGTACCACTGACTGAAAAAGGTCGGCCTGGATCAAGAGCAAGTCGATAATCAAAAGTTGCATTTTTGATGTAGTTAACATCAAAAAGGTTTTCAAAATTTAACTGAACCCGCCAGTTATCACGTCGATAATACAATGCAGCATCAGTTCGAAAATAGCTTGGGAGAATGAAGGAATTGTCTAGATCACCATATCTATTGTCAATGTAGAATAGGCCCAAACCAAATCCCAATCCCTTAGCTGCACCCTCTTGAAGCTCATAGGTTGACCAGAGTGTAAATTGATTAGGAGGAACATTTGGAATCTTATTATTAACGATACTAGTCGTATCCTGACTTACAAATGCATTCACATAGGCATAACCACCCGTCAAGTTCCAACCGGGTAAAACTTCCCCACCTATATTGATCTCAAATCCATTACTAGTCACTTCTCCAGTCTGAAGAGTCAGAAGTGGGTTAAAGGGGTCTGATGTTTGCACATTCTGTTTGCGAATGTCAAAAGCAGCCAATGTTAGGGGCCGTCAACTCAAGTGGGGTGATCCGCTTTTGAAACAGACTCGTCGCCAAAGCCTTGTGGAATTCATTAAGACTGTCAGGTGGACAGCGGCTGATGGACTTTTACTTTACGGCGATGCCAAAACATGATGAATCCGGTTAGCAACAGAATGACGGGCAGTAGTCCAATCAATACATAGAAAATTCGAGTTGTCATGCCGCCAAACGTGCCATAGTGAACGGGGCCAAACTGATTAATAATCGCTTCGGCAGTGGATGGATTTAAGCCATCTTTGATATTGAGTATTTCTCCGGTGTAGGGGTTAAGATCGACCGATGAATTGCCAAAATGAGAATTTTCCCCAGTTTGCTTAAAGTAGATTGAGGCTGGCTCTGTCTCGGTGTGTGGGGAGTGGAGAAAAGTAATCCGGGCTTCTGGAAATTGAGACTGGGCTTGCTGGGCTAAGACTCCAAAAGAAAGGGGCTGTTGGTTGGCTACGGGAGAGATGACCGGCGGCTCAGATTTTGGGCTGAAGGTAATAGCATGAATCGCATCATTGACTTTGGCTTGGGGAATATTCCAGGCAAACCCGGTAAAGCCAATCATAATTAGAAAAACAGCCGCAACAATTCCAGCAACCTTGTGAACATCAAAATTACGACGACGAATATGGGACTGCCACTTAATCCGAAACCCAGCGATGAGTTTGCGCCAACCCGGCCAGAGGACAATCCCAGTGATGGCAATAAAAACTGTTAGGAGGGCCACAATGCCCATAATGATGGTGCCAGTATCCCCGGCTGATAGCTTGTAGTGGAGGTCATAGATACGCCCAACCCAACTGGTTTCCCATTCCCTAATCCCTAAAATTTCCCCAGTATATTGATTGATCCAGGCCTGCCAATGGTGATCCATGTCATCTTCAAGCCAGGCCTGGTAGAACTGGGTGAGACTACTACTAGGGGCAATGCCATCAAGGTGAAAGTTTTTGCTGGTTGCTAGGGCTTCTAGGTTCTGCTGTATTTTGGTGAGGGAGATGGGGGTATTTGTTGGAATCAGAGAGCCAAAGTGCTGAGTTAAAATTGCGACATCAATCTCATGCCAGAAAACTAAAATACTTCCAGTTACACCAGCAATACACAGCAAAATTCCAACAACTAAACCAAGAGTGCTGTGGATATAGAAAAAGAAATGGCGAATAGTTTTACGATTCATTAGTGTTCCTCTACTAAAAGCGATAGGAAAAAGATCCAATCATGGCAAAGGGCTGGCCTGGTTCAAGTCCGCCCTCATTTCCAGTTAAGGCTTGAATATATTGAGCGTTCCCGAGATTTTTGAAATTCAATGCAATCCGATATCGATCTCGCTGATAGAAAATTGCAGCATTGCCAATGAAGTAATCACCCACTGTAAAGTTATTTTGTAGATTGCCGTAGCGATTGCCCACATAATTAAAACCAGCACCAAAGCCCAAGCCTTGAAGCGGCCCCGATTGCAATTCATAGGTCATCCACAAACTGGCGGAATTGTAAGGAACTCCAAAAAACTGATTACCCACAAGAGATGGATCTGTATCAGCCGTTACACGGGCATTAATGTAGGCATAGGAACCTATAATTTTTAATCCAGGTAAAATCTGTCCAGTCACATCAAATTCAAATCCCTGGCTTTGTTGTTCTCCAACAGCCGCTGAAAACAAGAGGTTGGTTGGGTCGGCAGTTACCACATTTTGCTTTGTGATGTCGTAGTAGGTCAGGGTTGCCAATAAGTTTTCCTGAAAGAGTTCAGTCTTAATTCCAAATTCAAACCCCTGGCCTCGTGTAGGCGGTAAAGGTTGACCACTGGCCGACACGGCACCAATGTTGGGACTAAATGATTGAGAGTAGTTAGCAAATAGAGAGAGTTCAGGCATTGGGCGATAAAGAAGACCAAACCGAGGAGTAACAGCATCATCTGTTTGTTCTGATGCCCCACCTTGAATAAAAGCGGTTTGAACATTGGTTGTTTTCTGAGTCACGGTGTCATACCGTAAGCCAGCCACCAAAATCAAATTCTTTAAAAATGACACTTGATCTTGCAGATAAATACCTAAACGGTCGGCACTATTGAGTGTGTTACCAAACAGGGGCAGTTGAGACCGACTTGGTTTGTTGGCTAAATCATAATCGGGGTTAAAGATATTCAAGATCGAAGGGCCACCAAATACGGTAATAATCCGATCTTCAGCCCGATTTAAG encodes the following:
- a CDS encoding PepSY-associated TM helix domain-containing protein → MNRKTIRHFFFYAHRSLGLVVGILLCIAGVTGSILVFWHEIDAAILTQRFGSLIPRDTPISFTTIQQSLEAFATSKNFYLDGIVPSDSPTQPYMAWLGDAKEYYWQAWVNQYTGEILGIREWETSWVGRIYDLHYKLSAGDIGTIIMGIVALLTVLIAITGVVLWPGWRKLIAGFRIKWHSHIRRRNFDVHKVAGIVAAIFLILIGFTGFAWNIPQAKVNDAIYALTFSPKPEPAALSTQPNQQPLPLDILVQKANAVFPNARITYLGLYSDEPLRVDLKQPGESSSNGRSRIQLNQYTGEILNVKNGLNPSTAEAIINQFGPVHYGTFGGMTTRIFYVLIGLLPVILLLTGFIMFWHRRKVKVHRPLST
- a CDS encoding BrnT family toxin, giving the protein MDSLQFEWDDSKAKVNLKKHGVDFDEVATIFCDPYYLEDYDEAHSDQEDRFKIIGMSRDGRVLIAIYIEREGRIRIISSRAATKQEQEIYESQI
- a CDS encoding TonB-dependent siderophore receptor, which codes for MGQFSYRLLDTYIKPQAIGNLTTGPISHQLLFGLDVFRQSYQYDLTNVQATSINLFNPVYNRERGELLFKLNELYGVNNIGLYFQDQMTLLDNLKLLVGGRFDLSNTFYRDLDNDFTYNDSNISAFTPRLGIVYQPVQPVSLYFSYSTSYNPAIFSVSQSGEPFDPEYGQQFEVGVKGEIIPNQLAATLAFYDITKQNVLTTDPNNPDFSIATGEQKSQGFEFDITGRPLPGWNLILSYAYTDAYVSQDTTIPIGSRLAGVPYNQFGFFSTYEIQDGPVKGLGFGLGLYYVGDRASCFTCDITLPSYFRVDLSTFYRRDNWQLSLNIKNLNNVEYYNTQGFLIYPQPPLTVLGTATIRF
- a CDS encoding TonB-dependent siderophore receptor, whose amino-acid sequence is MAAFDIRKQNVQTSDPFNPLLTLQTGEVTSNGFEINIGGEVLPGWNLTGGYAYVNAFVSQDTTSIVNNKIPNVPPNQFTLWSTYELQEGAAKGLGFGLGLFYIDNRYGDLDNSFILPSYFRTDAALYYRRDNWRVQLNFENLFDVNYIKNATFDYRLALDPGRPFSVSGTFRIDF
- a CDS encoding PepSY-associated TM helix domain-containing protein, encoding MNRKTIRHFFFYIHSTLGLVVGILLCIAGVTGSILVFWHEIDVAILTQHFGSLIPTNTPISLTKIQQNLEALATSKNFHLDGIAPSSSLTQFYQAWLEDDMDHHWQAWINQYTGEILGIREWETSWVGRIYDLHYKLSAGDTGTIIMGIVALLTVFIAITGIVLWPGWRKLIAGFRIKWQSHIRRRNFDVHKVAGIVAAVFLIMIGFTGFAWNIPQAKVNDAIHAITFSPKSEPPVISPVANQQPLSFGVLAQQAQSQFPEARITFLHSPHTETEPASIYFKQTGENSHFGNSSVDLNPYTGEILNIKDGLNPSTAEAIINQFGPVHYGTFGGMTTRIFYVLIGLLPVILLLTGFIMFWHRRKVKVHQPLST